The DNA window AATGCGTGAAACCCTTGATATTGGGTTTAGAAACCCGGTTTCTCTGCCCGTTTGCAGGATCTCCGGTTTCTTGCGAGAATCAATGCGTGAAACCCTTGATATTGGGTTTAGAAACCCGGTTTCTCTGCCCGTTTGCAGGATCTCCGGCTTCTTGCGAGAATCAATACGTGAAACCCTTGATATTGGGTTTAGAAACCCGGTTTCTCTGCCCGTTTGCAGGATCTCCAGTTATTCGGATTTCAGGGATGCCATATCAATCACGAAGCGGTACTTCACATCAGCCTTGAGCAGGCGATCGTAGGCTTCGTTGACCTTCTGAATGGGAATCACTTCAACATCGGCAGTGATGTTGTGCTTGCCGCAAAAATCGAGCATTTCCTGGGTTTCGGGAATGCCGCCAATCATGGAGCCGGAGAGACTGCGGCGACCCATAATCAGGCTAAATGCGGCAACATCCAGGGGCTTTTCGGGCGCACCGACCAGGGTGATGTTGCCATCCAGACGGAGCAGGTTGAGATAGGCATTAATGTCGTGTTTGGCAGAAACGGTATCGAGGATAAAATCGAAGCTGCCTGCGTGCTTCTGCATCTCGTCAGCATTGCGGGAAACCACGACTTCATCGGCACCAAGACGCAGGGCATCTTCCGTCTTGTCGGGGGACGTGGTAAAGACAACAACGTGCGCTCCCAGCGCATGAGCAATCTTTACGCCCATGTGCCCCAGGCCACCCAGACCGACCACGCCGACTTTCTTACCTTCTGTAACGCCCCAGTGATGGAGGGGCGAATAGGTGGTGATACCTGCACACAGAAGCGGCGCAGCTCCAGCCAAATCGAGATTCGGCGGAACGCGCAGCACAAAGCGTTCATCAACAACCACGCTATTGGAGTAGCCACCATAAGTCATTGGAGCAGTCTTGTGCTTGTCGGGGGAGTTGTAGGTGAAGATCGTATTTTGGCAAAACTGTTCAAAGCCAGCCTTGCAATTGGGACAGGTTCCATCCGAATCGACCATACAGCCGACTCCCACAAGATCACCGGACTTGAACTTGGTGACGGCTGAACCAACCTCAGTGACCCGTCCCACAATCTCATGACCGGGCACGATCGGATAGGTTGTGGACATGAAATCGCTCCACTCATCCCGCACTGCATGCAGGTCAGAATGGCAGATGCCGCAGAAGAGGATCTCAATCTGCACATCGGTTTCGGTGGGATCGCGCCGCGCGATCGTGTCAGCGGCTAGGGGAGATGTGGCGCTGGCAGCAGAATAAGCTTTGGTGTTGTACATGAATGATGCTCCTAATTGTTGACGTTTGGTGTCTGGTATTGTTCATCGCTGACCTTCTCCAGCCAGTCTACAGGCTTGCCGTCGAGCCATTCCTGAATCGCAATATGCGTCATGGCTGTGGTGGGTGAAGCACCGTGCCAGTGTTTCTCATCTGGCTCAAACCAGATTACGTCTCCTGGTCGAATGGGTTCGATCGCCTCACCCCAGCGCTGGACGAAACCACTGCCAGCGGTCACGATCAGGGTTTGTCCTAACGGATGGGTGTGCCAGGCAGTTCGAGCGCCTGGCTCGAACGTGACGCTGGCTCCGGAGGTACGGGCTGGTTCCTGTGCCTCGAATAGGGGATCAATTCGCACTGTGCCAGTAAAATACGCGTCCGGTCCTCTGCTGGAAGGCTGGGAGCCACTTCGTTTGATGTCCATTGGTTGAATTCCTTCACTGGATGCCATGTCGATTGCTGCCCAATCGTAGAGATTGAGTTCTAATTATTTGCTCTATCGCTAGGAATGAAAGTTTCAGGCAGTAGGGTTAGCCTTGATGCCGTTTGGGTTGTCAGGCGGCGAACCCCTTGCCTCATCAAACCTGAGTTGTCTCTTGAATAAAAATCCAGACGCTTACCAGAAGCCGGAATTGTTTTCATTGCTTTAACCTCATTTTAGGAGTACTCAAAGGCAAGCAATAGAACGATCGTCCAGGATCATTGTACAATCCTGCAAATTTATACGCATTTTGATGCAAGCCACGTTAGATTTTTGTACAGGCTTGGCACTGCCAAACCTTTTCGAACTGGATGTGCCCAAAAAATTTTGAACCGGGATTAAAAATGAATGCTGTAAAAACAAGTGAAACGTTCGATATAGTCTCAATCAACAACCCACAGGCAAAGCGCGAGGACGATCGATCTCAAGCCAACCGGGAGGAACTGACGGAGCGAATTGCCCAGGCGATTCGGCAGGATGGGATGACCCTTGCGGTATCTGCGGAGCAGCACGAAGCCCTGAAAGGATTGTACTTCAATCGCGCTTCTGCACCCTCGGAATGCGCTCATAGTGTCTCGATTCCAGCCTTTTGTGTAATTGCTCAGGGCAGCAAAGAAGTGCTTCTGGGGAGCGATCGTTATCAATACGACCCGATGCATTACCTGCTGGCGACAGCCGAACTGCCCATTGCCAGCCAGATTCTGGAAGCATCGCCAGAAAAACCGTACTTGAGCCTTCGTCTCGATCTCGACCCCACCCTGGTTGGTTCCGTCATGGTCGAGGCTGGCTATGCCTCAGCCCAGAGGGGGGCGAGTGTTAAGGCGATCGATGTCAGCCCGTTGGATGCTGACCTGTTAGATGCGGTAGTGCGGCTCGTCCGGCTGCTCGATTCCCCGACGGAAGCCCATGTACTTGCACCCCTGATTAAGCGAGAGATTATCTATCGTCTGCTGATGGGAGCACAAGGGAATCGGTTGTGTCAGATTGCCGTTTTGAGTGGCTACACCCACCACATTGCCAAAGCCGTCGATCGCTTGCGGAAAGACTTTAATCAACCGCTGCGAATTGAAGACATCGCACGGGAACTGGGCATGAGTGTTTCAGGTTTCCACCATCACTTCAAGTCGGTCACTGCCATGAGTCCGTTGCAGTTCCAGAAGCAACTGCGGCTCCAGGAGGCGCGTCGGCTGATGCTGGGAGAAAACCTGGATGCAACCAGTGCCGCCTACCGCGTGGGGTATGACGATGCCTCGCACTTTAATCGGGAGTACAAGCGGCTTTTTGGTGCGCCCCCCATGCGCGATGTAGAGCGGCTGAGAGCAACGGCTCAGTTGGGTTCAACATAACCAGCGATCGCTGTTTTTCTACCCAGGGCAACCAGGACAACGACAAGCATTGCCATGCCAAAGGTGAAGGCTGTAACCTTCTCATGCAGCAGGAAGGCAGAGGCAAACAGCGTTAGAAAGGGTTGGAGCAGTTGCACCTGACTGACGCGCGCGACACCTCCAATCGCCAGTCCGTGATACCAGGCAAAGAAGCCGAGAAACATGCTGAAGACGCTGACATAGCCGAAGCCCAACCAGGACTGGAGTGAAGCCTGTATTCCGTGATGAATAGAAGCCAGCAGAACAGGTACAGCTAAGAAAGGAGCCGCCAGTACCAGTGCCCAGCAAATCACCTGCCAACCCCCCAATTCCCGCGATAGCCTCCCTCCCTCAGCGTATCCAATTGCTGCCGCTGCCACAGCACCCAGCAACGCTAAATCTGCATTTTGCAAGTGTCCTCCAGCCGACAGCAAGGCAAATAAAACCACGATCGCGCTACCTAAACCACTGCAAACCCAAAAGGCTAAGGAGGGACGGTCTCCGGTCCGCACTGCGCCTGCCAGTGCTGTGGCTAACGGTAAGATGCCCAGGACGATCGCCCCGTGTGCCGCTGGCAAAGACTGCATTGCCCAGGCGGAAAGCAACGGAAACCCAACAATTACCCCGGCGGCAATCACCCCTAAACTGGGAAGATGCCGTTGCGAAGGGAGGGGCTGGCGGGTGATTTTCAGTAACAGGGCAGCCAGAATGGCTGCGATCACTGCCCGACCCAACCCAACGATGGTGGCATCCAGTTCGGCTACCGCCAGCCGAGTTGCGGGTAGGGTCAGACTGAAGGTGAGCACACCCAAAAATCCAAACGCGAATCCCAGCGTTTCTGGATGAATCTTGTGGCCGCTGTGGCGCTGCCGACGAGAGCCAGCGGGCTGTATGCCGATGCGCGGATGATGGTGTTTAGTCCTCATTTGACTGTGCTCAAACTCCTGCTGTAGTGCTGCACAGACGTGGGTAATTCCACACTAGCCTGGAGTTGCGGATCAGGAATCGGCGTGAGCGTGGTCTGGTGTAAGGGCAATTCTCCTGCCCAAATCGGTAAGGCATAATCGGCGTCATCGTCTTTGGGGGGGCCAGTTCGCACTTTGGCTGAGGCTTCATGCAAAGGCAGGGATAGGACGAGAGTTCCGGCAAGTTCTTGTGGATTGGGCGGACGCACTTCTGCCCAGCGTCCCGGTACGACGTGTTCTGTAAACGCTTTTAAGGCTTCCAGTTTTTCGGTGCCTGATTCAACGACGATCGCTTTGCCAAAGATCACGACCGAACGATAATTCATCGAGTGGTGAAAGGCCGATCGCGCCAGAACAAGTCCATCCAGCAGAGTGACGGTGACGCAAACATCCACACCTGCTTTCAGGGTGCGTAGCATCCGACTGGCAGGAGAACCATGAATATACAGTCGATCTTCAACTCTGCCGTAAGCGGTGGGAATAACAAAAGGTTGCCCTTCCACCACAAACCCAACCTGACAGATTAAGGCTTGATCCAGAATTTGGTGAATAAGGGCGCGATCGTAATTGCCCCGTTGAGGGATGCGTTTAATCTGAGTGCGTTGGGTAATTGCAAAAGAATCTAATTGTGTTTCTGAATTAATTGAATGCATGATGATTCTTAGGCTCGTGGATTAAATGAGGTGTAATTGTGCGTAGGGGTGTGGCACTCAGTCAAAAGTCCTTGCTTCTGTCTCAGAAACTGCTACCGAATGCCGCGCCCGTACAGAAGAATTGCAATTTATTCAATTTTCAGTTCAGATGGCTATCTCCCGTAAATCTAATCGCATTAAGTTACTCTCAAAAAATCCTAAGTGGGAATAAACGGGTTTGCCGGATGGAGAGGCGTTGAGCACAGCATGGGTGCAACCAATGGTTTTAAGGTGGGCGATCGTCTGTTGCGTCAATTGGGTGGCAATCCCCTGATGGCGATGGGCTGGTTCGACGTACACGCCCCAGATATATCCATCACAGCGATCGGTGGCGTTCATGATGTTGGGATACAGTCCGGCAAACCGCTGCCCACCCGCAGAACCCACCACCCGCCCTTCGACTGTTGCCACGAAGGCTTGATAGCCCAGGGTTTCACGCGCTTGACGAATAAATTGCAGGGTAATTTTTAACCAACTGGGTGAGATGGCGGATTCTGCTACCTGGTTATCTAACCACATCTGATAAAAGTGTTGGGCAATGAGTGTATCCTCTGCCGAAGTTGCTGCCCTCACCTGAAACCGTTGTTGCGTCAGCATGTTGGTCTGGCTTGAATCTCATCATCCAGAGCCTACCTCACTCAAGTGGACTCCCACAATAGCCAATTTTCCACTTTTGCACCAGTCCACTTCGTGCGCCCTCTAACCTTGCTAGCAGTACACGGCGGAAATACACCTACTGTTCTTTGTCAGCACTCAGTCCTCAGTAGTTGAATATCCTCACCTGAAACCCGGTTTCTCGGATACTGTACCGATGCTCTAGATGGTGAGTGCCTTAATCTGTAGCGGACAGTTGAGTTTACCTGCCTGGGAACCCTACGTGCCGAGTCGAGCGACCCAAGCGCAAAGTGTAGAGCGACGGTGGAGACGGTTTTTGGGCAATCAACGGGTACGGGTCAGTCGGCTGTATCTGCCGTTGGTGATGGCTGCGTTAAGCGGATGGAAGCAGCATCGTCTATATCTTGCTTTGGACACGAGCGTGTTGTGGAACCGATATTGCATGATTCATCGGTCGGTTGTGTGTTGCGGGCGTGCGGTGCCATTGCTATGGAGGGTCTTGGAGCATGGCAGTGCAACCGTTGCCTTCGGGGAGTATCAACCGTTGCTGCGAAAAGCACGTTGGTTGCTGCGCCAGCATCCCGATGTGATGCTGTTGGCTGACCGAGGGTTTGCCAATCATGAGTTGATGGAGTGGTTACAAGCGAGTCGGTGGCACTATTGCTTTCGCATCCCCTGCGATGTCCTGCTCCATGGTGCCAGCAAGTATCCCAGGATAGTGAGCAGTTTATATCCACCCCTGGGAGAAGCTCGGTTGTACCGTCATGTGCGCTTATGGACCGATGGTGTGCATCGATGTAATTTAGTGTTGGCAACCGTTAAAGGAGCCAAAGAATCTTGGGCTGTCGTCACCGATGAAGCTCCTTCACTGCAAACCTTATGGCAGTACGCGCTGCGGTTTCGAGTCGAAGAATTATTTTTGGATAGCAAGTCAGGGGCATTTGAGTTAGAAGATTCACGATTACGTTGTGAAGCCGCATTGGAACGGCTCTATCTGTTCGCAGCACTGACTCTGCTCTATGCCACCGCACAAGGAATGTCGGTGCAAATCGCTGGGTTGCGTCAACAGGTTGACCCTCACTGGCGGCGGGGCATTAGCTACCTCAAAATCGGCTTGCGCTGGCTTCGGGGCGTTGTCCATAAAGGACGGCAACTCCTCTCTCCTCTCCCATTGCTCCCGCAAGACCCAGAACCTTGTTTTGCCTCGAATCGGGCTGAACAAGATTTTTATCACCAGATTTGGTTTACTCGAATTCGTTCCTTAACCTGCAAGCCTTGATCTACCTGTCATTTACTAAAATGTGTCAGGCAGTCAGCTATTGATCTGTATCGCACAAAATCCGAATTAGTTCCGGGGAAAGTCGATCAGCATTCCTGAAGAGTCGGTCGATCGCAGCGAGTCTACGTTGGCAAATACGTGATGATTCCCGATACGACCCTGCTAACGGGCTGCTCATATAGTGTTCGATTGAACTACGCGACACACCAGCTAGCTTTGCAAGTTCAGAATATGAGACTTCCCAGGACTCCAAGAACTGAGCGGGAGTAATGGGAGGCGGACAGTTCAAGTACAGGTGCTCGAATAGCTGCCAATGTTGTTCGGACGGGGGACGTGCCATAGAAAATTAAACCAAGAGTGGGTGGGTCATTTCGTAAGTACGAGGGGATTGTGGACGGGCATTACCGCTAAGTCATCCTCAAATGCCCAGTCAAGGTCGATGAAGGCACTTGAAAGCGAAGCTTTATCAAGCAGGACGGAATAGTGATACCCGATCGCTTTAACACTCCCTTCAGTTGCCCAGACGAAACCGACGATATGCTCAAAGTCTGGATCTTTGAGCGCTTTCCAATAGACCCATTGTCCGATCTGGAACTTAGGGACGGGTAAATAAAGCGGAGGTGGCTGTGGGAGAGCGATCGATGGCAGTAGAAGGGGATCTGGCATGGGCTTTTCAGAATGACTGTGACGGCAAAGAGCGTGAGGTAATAACGGATTGGTAGCTGATGCAACTCAGCAGCAATCAACTGCTGTGGAGAACTCCAACATGATTTGTAGCTGTTTGTGGCTAATATGGGCTTTAATAGGTTCACTAAAGCTACAAATGAGGTTTCATGGAGACTGAGATGTATCATCTAAGCAACATTGACACACAAGAATCCGTGAGTAAGCGACTTCACGTCACACTTCCAGATGGGGTTTACCTCAAGTTGGAGACCTGGGCAGAGTCAGAGGCAAGACCTGTAGCGAACTTGGCAGCGTATCTGCTGCAAAAAGTCATAGGGGAGGCTGAAGACTAAGGAAAAATCCCTCAGCCCAGGATTGACAGAACTAAGTAAGGGGCGATCGCCATGACGACGCAACTCATACAATCACCCAAACCAAGACAGGCGAAGGTCGTTCATAACCTTACCTGGGAACAACTGGAGGAGATCGATCGCTCCTTGGAAGACTTTCCAGGGATGAGACTTGCCTATCTTGATGGGACGCTGGAAATCATGCCGATTAGCCCAGAGCATGAGAATTTTAAGTCCACCATTTCTCGGCTGCTAGAAACCTACCTGGATGAAACGGATATCCGCTACTACAGACGGGGTGGACCATCCTACGGCAATAAAGAGTTAGGTGCCAGGAATGAGCCGGATGAGTCCTATAACCTTGATTCCCGTAAATCCTTTCCAGACCTGGTGATTGAGGTCGTCATCTCCAGCGGCGGGGTCAACAAGCTCGAAGGGTATCGCCGCATGGGAGTGACGGAGGTATGGTTCTGGGAAGATGGAGTTTTGCAAATTAACCATCTCAGAGAAACTGGGTACGAGTTGGTCAGCCGCAGCGAACTCTTACCAGGGCTACCGTTAGATCTCTTCCGCCGCTACATCACTTATCACGACCAATACGATGCTGTGAGAGAATTCCGACAGGCTCTCCGCAAAGGTTTTGGGAGAGGTGACGGCGGCTAGCCCAGTGCCTTGTCAAACAGGTTTTCAAAAACTGCTTCATTTTCCGGGATCTGCTGTTAGATCAAAACACTCTCATTCCGATCTGGTTCTTTTCTGATTTTGGTGATCGATGTTTGGAGTGGTATCTGGATCGGCAGGAAACTGCTCAACTGGCTAATACAACCCTTCGTTGCAAGAGGTCAAAACCAGCCCGACCGTACATCTGCCGCTTGAGCATCTTCAATCGATTGATTTGTCCTTCCACTTGTCCATTGCTCACTGCTAAAGTCACGCCTGCTTTAACCGCCTCATAATCCTCCTGCAAACTCTTAGCAAAGTTCTGAAACTGTTTGATAGAGCTATTGCTGGCTTGCTCCAACCAGAGGTCAAGGAGCTCTGGCAATCGTTGTCGAACTAAATCTGCAAATTGTTGAGCGAGATGGATTGCCGTTACCAATTCAGGATGCTGTTGTAACTCAAGGCGTAGCGATTCATCCTCGGTAGAGCGCTGCGGTCGCGGGTTTAACACCAACCATGCCGCGCGCCGGGCACTCAAAGGAGGTTGCTTTGATTCGATGCTGGCAGGAGTCGGTCCTCGCCCCTCCAGAGTGCTTAACTGTTGCCGCTGCGCTTGACGCAGTTGATGAGTATACTTGGCAACGGTTTTATAGGTCCCCTGATATCCCTGCTGCTGAATGTCCTCAAACAATTGCTGCGTCTGGCGTTGCCCAGCATTCCATTGCTCCAGTAAATACGATTTGTAGGGAGTCAGGATGCTAGGACGGGAGCGCCGCCGTGGAGATGGCTGCCATTCGGGAAAACTGGGAGCCGCTAGGTAAGTAAACACAGTTCGTTCACCCATGCCTCAATCATGCGCAATATCGAGTACCTGATAGCCCTGCTGGCGCAGTTTGTGAACCTGTTCATAGTTTGCTAGTCGCTTTGCTCGTCGTTGCTGCGCCCGGTACTGCTGGACGGTCAGTGGTTCAACGGGAGCAGCTACTAAGGTTTTGCCCAAAGCTTGATGATGAGCCAGGTCCACGGCTTTGAGGGCAACACTTTGCGTGGCTAGAAAGCGCTCTATGTCAAATGTCAACTACCTTTTTGAGAAATGACAGCTACTTGGCGGATTTATAGAACCCATTTGGGATCTATATAATGGTGAATGAAGGCATCTATAATCCTCTAATTTAACGGCTATGGCATATTCGAGCAGTCTCACTGATGCAGAATGGGAAATTCTTGAACCGCTGTTGCCTCAGATATTACCCAAGAAGAAACGGACCCGACCCTGCGATTGGACGAAGCGGGAGATCATTGATGGCATCCTTTATCAACTCAAGAACGGTTGCAATTGGGAAGACTTACCCAAAGACTTACCTCCCTACTCGACGGTGTATTGGCACTACAAGCAGTGGCGGGAAGCTGGGGTGATCGAGAAACTGATGGGAGTATTGCATGGACAGGTGCGGGAACAGGTTAAAAAAAAGCCCAAATGGACGAGGTTAATCATCATTGACTCGCAAGCGGTGAAGAATACTTGCAATGCCAGTGTAGACTCAAAGGGCTTCTGTTTTTACAAAGCGACCAATGGGATTAAAAGGCACCTGGCTGTTGATACGCTTGGGTTTCCCTTTTTCACTCATTGCACAAAAGCTGATGTTTCCGATGATCTGGGATTGCTTGAGATGTTGACGCTCAACATTGACTATTTCAAGTCAAAACCTGTTAACATTCCCAAGATTACCATCTTGCTCGACCACGGCTATCACATTGATGCTTTGATTGAAGCATTGGAGCAGGTTTATCCTCAAATTATGACGAAAATCAGGTTTGAGCGTTCAACCAAACCCTCGAAACAAGAGAAAGCAGCGCAAGGAAAATCTGGATTTGTCCCAGCAGTCGCAAGATGGGTCATCGAACGATCCAATGCTTGGATGGAGCGGTGTAAAAGTTTGGTTAAAAACTTTGAGCGCACCCTATCTCATGCGGAAACTAAGATTAACCTCTGCTTTGTCAGGCTAATGCTGAAGCGGCTTGCAGCTACTTCCTGAGATCTCAAATGGGTTCTATAGGATCGCAAAGACCCCATTTAGCATCATAAATACACAGAAATAAAAGCCATGATTCAATCATTTCTAGATTCAATACTTGATGTAGGGATAAACGAGTAAGGATTCATTGACGCAGAACGACACTTGAGATCGAAGTGACAGTCAAGAACGAAATGACAAGCCAGATCGAAATGACAAGCCAGATCGAAATGACAAGTCGGATCAAAGTGACAACTAAGATCGCAACGACAACTAGGATCGGCAAAGGTTATTGAGGATTTGCTGCTGGTTTGTTGGAATCTACTGACTTGGCCACCGCTGCTTGCTTACGATAACTATCGGCTTGAATCTCGACAATGAGGGCATGATGAACTAATCGGTCTACGGCTGCAACGGTCATCATGGAATCGGAAAAGATGGCATCCCACTGACTGAAGGGTTGATTAGCCGTAATCAGTAAGCTCTTACGCTCATACCGATGGGCAATGAGTTCAAATAGAACGGAGGTTTCGGCTTCTGACTTTTTGACATAGCCCAGGTCATCGAGTACTAGCAAGTCAAAGCGGTCGAGCTTTTTGAGGGTGGATTGCAGTTGCAATTGCAGTTTTGAGTGCTGCAGATGTTGCACCAGGGCGATGGCGGAGCAGAACTTGACGCGTTTACCAAACTCCACCATGCGACGAGCTACACCTGCAGCCAAATGCGTTTTTCCCACGCCACTGCTGCCAAAGAGCAACAGATTCTCCGCCCGTGTGAGCCAGGTAGAATCGTCTGCCAGTTGCATTAAGGGGGCAGGATTGAATTTTGGACACCAGGAAAAGTCAAAGTTGGAAAGGGTTTTTGCGTTTGGCAGTTGGGCTTGGCTTAAGGCTCTTTGCAGGCGAGCACTCCAGCGACGCTGAGCCTCCAATTCGCAAAGAGCCAGCAAGAACTGCGCGTAGGACCAACTCTCCTGCATCGCCTGAGCCTCGAGGGTTTCCCAATGAACCAGCATGTGGGAGAGGTGCAATTGCTTGAGGTGTAGACTTAGGCTTTGGTAAGGGCTGGGTTGGGGCGGTGGGGGACAGGAGTTGGTCATAGGAGGCGAGATCCGGTTGGGGAGGATGCAGGGGAGGCAGGTGGATGGGTTTGAGCAATCCAAAGTGTTGCTGCAAGGCTGAAAGCGTCAGAGTATTGGTTTGCAGATGGTGATGTCAGTATTCGGCAACCTGAGATTCTTTGTCATCGGCAGCCGCAATATACAAGCTTTCAACCATCAGGACAGCGGCGGTATCGAGGTCAAACTGCGTTTTCATCTGTTGCCACAGGTGTTGCCATTGCTCATTGGGCAGTAAGTCCTGTTGCCAGGTGCAGTACAAGAATGCTCGGGGCTTGCGCCTGAGTCCTTCAGCCACATGTCGGTAGTTGATACACCGAGCACGTCGTTTGCCTGTGCCACTGGTTCGAATGCGAGGCAACTCCACCACCTGCTGGCGATGTAAATACCCGACAATCCGGTCATGATATAGATGGAGTTCAAGTTGCCGTCCAATCAGTCGGGCAGGCACGGTATACAACACACAGCGCACATCAATCGTGCTGTGGCAACTCACACGGGCGGTGAGGATTTCGTAATCGGCGACCCGTCCTTGGGGCAAGGGTTGCAAATAGGCTTTTTCAGCCTCAATCTTCTCGGTGTGCTGGGCGTTAAGTCTATCGACCGCCTGGTTAATCAAGGCTTGATACTCGGCAATGCTGCTGAACTCATAACTCCCGCGCAGCAGCAAGGCTTGCTCAATGCGATTCTTCAAGTGTCCATGGGGAGACTCAATCGACCCATTCTCATGGGCAATGCTGGTGTTGTTTCGCGTCGGTTGCATCCGATAGTGGTGGCACAGATCGTCATACAACCGCGTTAAGGGTTTGTTCCGAACACCCCCCAGGTTTCGATAGGCGGCACTCAAACTATCGGTACGGTGCTGCTTTGGCGCACCTCCACAGGCAAACAGAGCATTTTGTAAGCCTTCGGAGAGCGCAATGAAACTCTCCCCACCTTGGATAATTTGGGCATATTGCCAGCCACTGTATCCCAGACGATAGTGATAGATTAAATGCTCAAACGGCTGACCATTGAGGGTGATCTCAATCCCCTTTAACTCGGTGAAGTCGGAAAATCCCAGCCTCCCTGGTTCATGCCGCAACTCAAACATCACTTCTGGGGCTGACCCATGCAGCGCTTTCCATGTTGCCACTCGTCGCTGTAGGGTTCGCAGCACCTGCGGGTACTTGCCAGGGTATTTTGTTTGCAGATATTCGAACAGTGTCATCGGTTTGAGCTTTGGTTGCGCTCGCAGCATTGGCTCTAGTTCACTTTCCCACACCTCCGCTAACGGGTCGGCACTCGTTCGCCACGCTCGCACCTTTCCCCGGTTTGGTTGGTAGTCCCCAGATTCAATGCGTTGTCCACTGCGTTCTGAAAATTGGGCAACATAAGCCGCTTCGGCTTGAGTTAAACCGAGTTCTCGGGCATTCATGTACACTCTGACTTGATAAGTTTC is part of the Kovacikia minuta CCNUW1 genome and encodes:
- a CDS encoding IS5 family transposase codes for the protein MAYSSSLTDAEWEILEPLLPQILPKKKRTRPCDWTKREIIDGILYQLKNGCNWEDLPKDLPPYSTVYWHYKQWREAGVIEKLMGVLHGQVREQVKKKPKWTRLIIIDSQAVKNTCNASVDSKGFCFYKATNGIKRHLAVDTLGFPFFTHCTKADVSDDLGLLEMLTLNIDYFKSKPVNIPKITILLDHGYHIDALIEALEQVYPQIMTKIRFERSTKPSKQEKAAQGKSGFVPAVARWVIERSNAWMERCKSLVKNFERTLSHAETKINLCFVRLMLKRLAATS
- the istA gene encoding IS21 family transposase encodes the protein MPGKLIETYQVRVYMNARELGLTQAEAAYVAQFSERSGQRIESGDYQPNRGKVRAWRTSADPLAEVWESELEPMLRAQPKLKPMTLFEYLQTKYPGKYPQVLRTLQRRVATWKALHGSAPEVMFELRHEPGRLGFSDFTELKGIEITLNGQPFEHLIYHYRLGYSGWQYAQIIQGGESFIALSEGLQNALFACGGAPKQHRTDSLSAAYRNLGGVRNKPLTRLYDDLCHHYRMQPTRNNTSIAHENGSIESPHGHLKNRIEQALLLRGSYEFSSIAEYQALINQAVDRLNAQHTEKIEAEKAYLQPLPQGRVADYEILTARVSCHSTIDVRCVLYTVPARLIGRQLELHLYHDRIVGYLHRQQVVELPRIRTSGTGKRRARCINYRHVAEGLRRKPRAFLYCTWQQDLLPNEQWQHLWQQMKTQFDLDTAAVLMVESLYIAAADDKESQVAEY
- the istB gene encoding IS21-like element helper ATPase IstB; this translates as MTNSCPPPPQPSPYQSLSLHLKQLHLSHMLVHWETLEAQAMQESWSYAQFLLALCELEAQRRWSARLQRALSQAQLPNAKTLSNFDFSWCPKFNPAPLMQLADDSTWLTRAENLLLFGSSGVGKTHLAAGVARRMVEFGKRVKFCSAIALVQHLQHSKLQLQLQSTLKKLDRFDLLVLDDLGYVKKSEAETSVLFELIAHRYERKSLLITANQPFSQWDAIFSDSMMTVAAVDRLVHHALIVEIQADSYRKQAAVAKSVDSNKPAANPQ